CCCCGAGCGGGAGAGCCCCGCGGCGGAGGTTGCGGAGATCGTAGCTGACCTGGAGGACAAGGACCAGACCGAACTGACGGCGATCTACGACTGCATCGACCACATGATTGACCACATCTTCTCGGAGCCTCCCGCCCCCGGGGCGCAGGTACAGGTCGAGTTCACCTATGAGGGGTACCGGGTCACCGTCGAGCAGGACGGCAGCGCCCAGTTCATCAGGGTGACGTAGGTCGTCCGCCGCCTATGCGCCCGTCAGTTCCTCGGCGACGGCGTCGGGACCGAGTAGCTCGGGGTCCACCGCGAAATCGACCTGTCCGCTGGCGAACTCGGGGAGGGAGTCGCGGGAGTAGACGACGACCCGGAGGTCGTCGACGAGGTCCCGGGCGATCGGGACGGCGGTCGCCTGTCCCACGTCGGTGATCACGAACAGGTCGGCGTCGACGATACCGGCGTCCTCCAGCGCGGGGCGGGTCGCCACCCCGTCGATCCGGGTGACGCTGACGCCTTCGGCTTCGAGTGCGGGGACGAGGTCGTCGGCGTCGGAACCGGTGAAGATCGCGTTCATGGGGTACGGGACGTGTTCAGGGGTTTTGTGTCTTCCTCGTTGCTTCGACGCTCGGTCGTCGGTTACTCGTACTCGATGGTCGCCGGCGGCTTGTGGGTCACGTCGTAGACGACGCGGGCGACGTTCTCGTGGGAGCCGGTGATCCGCGACTGGATGCGCTGGAGGGTCTCCCAGTCGAGTTCCTGCGCGCGGGCGGTCATCCCGTCGCGGCTCTCGACGGAGCGCACCGAGACGACCCAGCCGTGGACGCGGTTGTCGCCCTTGACGCCGGTCGCCTTGCCGATGACGGCGGCCAGCGCCTGCCACGGCTCGTACTCCTCCAGTTCCTCCTCGACGACGTGGTTCGCCTCGCGGGCCACTTCGAGTTTCTCCTCGGTCACCTCGCCGATGATCCGGACGGCGAGGCCGGGACCGGGGAACGGCATGCGCTCGGCGACCACCTCCTCGAGGTCGAGCGCCCGGGCGACCTCGCGGACCTCGTCCTTGTACAGGTCCCGCATCGGCTCGACGATCCCCTCGAAGTCGACGACTTCGGGGAGCCCGCCGACGTTATGATGGGACTTGATCGTCCCCTCGCTCTCGATGCGGTCGGGGTAGATCGTCCCCTGGACGAGGTAGTCGGCGTCGACCTCCTTTGCGACCGTCTCGAACTCCCGGATGAACCCCTCGCCGATGACGTGGCGCTTCTCCTCGGGGTCGGTGACGCCTGCGAGCTTGTCGAGGAAGCGGTCCTTGGCGTCGACGATCCGCAGCGAGTCCATGTAATCGAACGTCTCCCGTATCTGGGCCGTCTCGCCTTTCCGCATCAGGCCGGTGTCGACGTAGACCGGGGTGAGCTGGTCGCCCAGCGCCTCGTAGGCCAGCGCGGCGGCCGTCGAGGAGTCGACCCCGCCCGACAGCGCGATGACGGCGTTCTTGTCGCCCACGGCGTCGCTTATCTCCGCGACCTTCTCGTCGATGAACTCGTCGACGTCGACCATCAGGCCTCCACCCCCTTCACGTCGGCCGCGTCGTCAGCGCCGTCGATCCCGGCCAGCTCCATCGCCGTCTCGACGAGACCGACGAAGGGCGGCGACGCGCGGTCCGGGCGCGACCGGAACTCGGGGTGGAACTGCGTCCCGAGGAAGTACGGGTGGTCCTCCAGTTCGAGGATCTCCATCCGGTTGCCGGCCCGACCGGAGAACACCAGATCCGTCTCCGCGAAGTCCTCGAAGTAGTTCGGGTTCACCTCGTAGCGGTGGCGGTGTCGTTCCGTGCAGGAGGAGCCGCCGTACACGTCCTCGGCGAGCGTGCCGGGGGTGATGTCGGTCTGGTGGGCACCGAGCCGCATCGTCCCGCCCATGTCCGACACCTCGTACTGCTCGGGCAGGATGTCGATGACGGGGTGGCTCGTCCCGTCGTCCATCTCGGCGCTGTGGGCGTCCTCGTAGCCCAGCACGTTGCGCGCCACCTCGACGACGGCCATCTGGAAGCCGAGACAGAGGCCGAGGAACGGCACGTCGTTCTCCCGGGCGTACTCGATGGCGCGGATCTTCCCCTCGGTCCCGCGGGAGCCGAAGCCGCCCGGGACCACGATCCCGTCGGCCGCTTCGAGGCGCTCGCGGTGCTTTCCGCCCGCGCTTCCGTCGACCATCTCGTCGGAGTCGACCCAGTTGATGTTCACGTTGACGCCTTTCGCCAGTCCGGCGTGTTTCAGCGCCTCGTTGACCGACATGTACGCGTCCTCCAGGTCGTACTTGCCGACCAGCGCGATGTCGACCTCGTCTTCGCGCTCGCGCGTGACGATCTCCCGCCACTCGTTGTCCCGTTCGGCCGCCGGGATGGCGCGGTCGGCGAGGCCGAGTTCCTGCATCACGTACTCGTCCAACCCCTCCTCCTCGACCATCAGCGGGACGTGGTAGATGTCCTCGACGTCCGGGTTTGAGAAGACGGCGTCGGTGGGCACGTCACAGAACAGGGCGATCTTCTCTTTCGTGTGTGGCTCCAGTTTGTCGTCGGCGCGCCCGACCAGTACGTCGGGCTGGAGGCCGATCGAGCGCAGTTCCTTGACGCTGTGCTGGGTCGGCTTGGTCTTCTGTTCGCCGTTTTTCGAGTAGGGGACGAGCGTGACGTGGGTGAAGAGGATGTCCTCGTCGTCCTCCTCGTGGGCGAACTGGCGGAGCGCCTCCAGATACGGCATCCCCTCGATGTCGCCGACGGTTCCCCCGACCTCGATGAGACAGACGTCGGTCCCCTCGGCGGCCTCGCGGATGCGGCGCTTGATGTCGTTGGTGACGTGGGGGATGATCTGGACCGTCTTGCCGAGGTAGTCCCCGGCGCGCTCCTTCTCGATGACGTGCTGGTAGGTCTTGCCCGTCGTGATGTTGTGGTCGAACGTCATGTCCTCGTCGAGGAACCGCTCGTAGTTCCCCAGGTCGAGGTCGACCTCCCCGCCGTCTTTCAGGACGTACACTTCGCCGTGCTGGTAGGGGTTCATCGTCCCGGCGTCGACGTTGAGGTACGGGTCTATCTTCACCGCCGTCACGTCGAACCCGGCGTTCTTGAGGAGGCGGCCGGTGCTGGCGGCGGTGATCCCCTTGCCCAGCCCGGACATCACGCCCCCCGTGACGAAGATGAACTTGTTCCCCAATGTGGGGTCGTATTCGGATTCAGGATCGGTCGGCATACCGATCGTGCGCAACCCCGATTCAAAACGATTTCGGAGCGCGCCACGCACCGGCCGACGCCGCGCCCTCCGCGCGCCGAAACCCCCCTACAGCTCTGCGGCGAGGAACTCGGCGACGAGCCCGCCGATCCGGTCGTGCTTCCCGACGAAGAAATGATCCGCGGACAGCTCCACCACGTCGTCGCCGCGCTCGCGTGCGACCTCGACGACCGGCGTCGGGTCGGCCGTGTCGTCGCGCGTTCCGAATATCACCTGTGCCGGGCAGTCGAGCCCTTCCAGTGCCCCCGCGGCGTCCAGGTCGTCCCGGAGCCGCGCGGCGGGCGCGAGCGTCGAGACGGCCACCACCGGGCGGTCGACCGACGCCGCCGCCAGCAGCGCCATCGCGCCGCCGAAGCTGTAGCCGAAGAGCGCGACCCCGTCGTACCGGTCGGCGGCCCAGCGAACCGCGTTGCGGGCGTCCTCGCGCTCGCCGTACCCCTCGTCCCAGTCGCCGTAGTCGAAGCGCAGACAGGCGACGCCGCGGTCGACCAGAGCGTCGCCGACGGCGGTCAGCCGGGCGTCGCCACGGTGGCCGCGGTGCTGCGGATGGGGCGGGCAGGCGACGACGCAGGCCGTCGCCCCGCCGTCCGGTTCGTCGAGCGTCCCCCGAACGTCCCGCGCGCCGGGGACGAGTACGTCCATATCCGTCCGTTGACGGGGTTGGGATTTTAAGGTCGCGGTCCCGTAACTGGGGGTATGGGAATACTCTCTCGGGCCTCCTACGTCATCCGGTCGAAGGTCAACGCGGTGCTCAACCGCGCTGAGGACCCGACGGAGACGCTCGACTACTCGTACGAGCAGCTACGCGACGAGCTACAGGACGTGAAACGCGGCATCGCCGACCTGACGACCCAGAAGAAGCGCCTGGAGATGCAGAAGCGACGGCTGGAGGAGAACGTCGACAAGCACAACGAGCAGGCCCGCGAGGCCGTCCGGCAGGACCGCGACGACCTCGCGCGCCGTGCTCTGGAGAAGAAGAAGGCGAAGATGACGCAGATCGAGGAGCTGGAGGGCCAGATCGCCGACCTCCAGCAAACGCAGGACAACCTCGTCGAGAAGAAGGAGACCCTCCAGCAGCGCATCGAGGAGTTCCGGACGAAAAAGGAGACGATGAAGGCGCGCTACGAGGCCGCCGAGGCCAGCGCCCGCGTCTCCGAGGCGATGACCGGCGCGGGCGACGAAATGGAGGACGTGGGCCGGGCCATCGAGCGCGCCGAGGACCGGACCCAGGAGATGGAGGCCCGCTCGGCCGCCATGGACGAACTGCAGGACGAGGGCGTGTTCGAGGACGCCCTCTCGGACAAGGACCAGCTGGACCGCGAACTGGAGGAGGTCCGGACCAGCGGCGCGGTCGACGCCGAACTCGACACGCTGAAAGCCGAGATGGACGCCGAGGAGGCCGAGACGGCGGAGGGTGACGGGACCGCGGACGCGGAGACCGAGCCGACGGAGGACGTGGAGTTCGAGACGGAGGGCGGCGGCGACGTCGACGTGGACGTCGACGAGTCCGAGGTGGAGTCGGAGCTAGAGGACCTCAAAAGCGAGGAGAAGTAGGCTCCGCCCGGTCGCGGGGAAGAGTGTTTGCGCTCGCCACGTCCCGATGGTCGCCGGTACCGGTGCAGGCGACTACCGGTACCCAGTGAGAGCAAACACTGTCAGTCCACGTCGATCGTCTCCGCCCGGTCCGAGTCCCGGAGGATGAACGGTCCGATCGCGAGCGTCCGCTTCGCGACCGTGGCGATCCGGAGGACGAAGGAGACGAGGATCAGGAACGGGAACACCGACACCGTCGCGGCGGCGCTGACGAGCCAGACGATGTTGTCGACGCCGAGCGTCGCGCCGGGGAACGACGTGGGGTCGAGAAAGAGGAGGGCGGAGGTCGAGACGAGCAGCGCCGGCACCGCGGCGTAGACGATGGCCCGCGAGAGGTTCACGAGCTCCCACTGGAAGTACAGCGTCTTGATGTGCTCCCGAGCCGGGCCGAACAGCGACAGCACGTCGACCAGGTCCTCCGCGGCCTTCGACGTCTCGTCGTCGAACTGGTCGCCGTACGTCCGTCTGAGCTGGTTCAGCTCGTAGATCTTCCAGGAGTAGTTGTAGTCGAGCGCGGCGTCTATCACGGCGAACGTGCCGAAGTCGGCGTCCTCGAGTCTGTCGCCGACCGCCTCTGCGTTCCCGACGAGTTCGTCGACGTACCGGTTGACCTGGTCGCGGACCTCGCCGGAGCCCTCGGCTGCGTGGTCCTCGAACGCGTTCGCGCGGGTCTTCGTCGCCTCGACGAGCGCGCCGAGGAACGCTGCCGGTTCGGGCGGGGCCGCCGCGCCGATCACGTCGGCCACGTCGTCGCGGAAATCCATCGACCCCTGCATCCGACCGCGCTGGTCGCCGAGCGGGCCGAGTTCCTGCGAGAGGACCACCTGATTGATCGTGACGACGAGGGTCACGCCAGTGATGATCGAGGTGATCATCGCCTGAAACGCGGTCTCGGCCGGGTCGGACCCCTCCATCGTCGCCCGGAGCGGCGACCCGTCGAGCGTGCCGAGAACGACGAGCGTGACGAACACGGCCGCCGCCAGCACGCCGGCGACCGCCCACCGGTTGACGTGCATCAGGGCTCGCAGCCGGTATCGACTCTCGTCGGCCCGTTCGCGCATCGTGTCCGCCGGCGATGACTCGTCGGCCATGCCGGATGGGTACGCGGGCATCACGGAAATGGCTACCCGACCGGAACGCTAAGGCGGTGGCCGTCCACGGCTCCGACATGCCGGACGCTCGCTACGAGTACGCCACCGAAGTGGTGTCGCTGTACCCCAACGCGCTCGACGCCGACCGGTTCGACGGGCTGTTGAACGACCGCGCGGCCGACGGCTGGGCGCTCGACCGGACGCTCGCTATCGACGAGTCGACGCTGCTGTTCGTCTTCCGCAGGCCCGCCGACACGGAGGCGTGACCGGACCGCCGACGGCACCCTTTTCACCGCCCGCCGGGTTGCTCGACTATGCGACTGCTGTACGCCCACGCCGACCGCGCAGCGGTCGACGCCGCCGACGGGGCGACGGCGGAACTCACCGACTGCGTGGCCGCGTTCGTCGCGGTCGAGCCGGGGGACGCCGCGGCCCCGGAAGCCGTCGCGACGAGCGCCGCTGACGAACTGCGGACGGTCGCGGACCGCCTCGGCGTCGACGGGGTCGTCCTCTACCGATGTCCGCACCTGCTCGACGCGGCGGCCGCCGAGGGTCCCGCAGCGACGGCCGTCGACGCGCTCGCCGAGCGACTCCCGGCCGACTACGACGTTCGGCGCGCACGGGTCGAGGGGGACGCCGGCGGCGCGGTCGACTGGCGCGGCCACCCGCTCGCGGTGGGCGGTTGCCGGGTCGGACCGGCGGCCGACAGCCTGCAGGCGGCTGACGACCGCGCGGTCGTAACGCCCTCTGGTGATCGGCGCGACCCGGGGACTGCGGACGGCACCCTCCGCGCGGTCGCGGACGCCGGTCGACCGTCGACGGATCCGCCGGGCGACGACCGCCTCCGCGAACTCGGCTTCCTCGCCGAGGACGGGGCGACCTGGCTCCCGCGGGGCGCGTTCGTCCGCGACGCGCTCGCCGCCCGCGCCGACGACCTGCTCGCCGAGGCGGGCGCGGTCCGCGTGGCGGCCGCCGACTCCCACGAGGGACGGGGGCCGGCCGCATCCGTCCCGGCCGACATCGCTGACGCCGACCTGCCGGTGCGCCTCCGCGACCCGGGCGGCTGGCGCGGGGCCGACGCGCCGGAGATGGCCGTCGTCGTCGCGGACGCGACGGCCGGAGCGGACGAATTCAGACGGGCGGCTGCGATCGCCCGCGAGGCGGTCGGGGACCTCGGTGTCGACGCCGCCCCCGTCGTGCGGACGGTCGCGGGCGGGGCCGACGCCGGCCCGTCGTCGGCGGCCGTCGCCGCCGCGGTCGACGCGCCAGTCCTCGCCGAGACGCTCCCGATGCGGGTCGGGCGCTGGTCGACGGCGCTGGACTTCGTCGCCGTCGTCGACGGCCGCGCGGTTCGGACCGGCGCAGTCAGGTACGACCCGCCGCGGAGCGACTCGGCCGACGGCGGGCCGTCGCGTCCGACCGTCCGCTGTGCGCCGGTCGGCCGGCTCGACGTGGCGATCCGGGCGACGGTCGCCGGAGATGGCGGCCTTCCGACGTGGCTCGCGCCGACGCAGGTCCGGCTCGTGCCGGTCGACGCGGGGCACGCCGAGCGCTGCGACGCCGTCGTCGCGGCGCTGTCCGAGTCGGGCGTCCGCGCGGACGTCGACGACCGCGAGCTATCAGTCGGCGACCGGATCGGCCGCGCCGAGGCGGCGGGCGTCCCCTACTACGCCGTCGTGGGGGAGCGCGAGGCTGGTGACGGGCCGCTCCCCGTGACCGAGCGGGCGAGCGGCCGCGAGTCGGCGATGACCGTCGCGGAACTGGCCGAAACCGTCCGCGAGGCGACGGCGGCCTATCCGTCGCGCCGACGGCCGCTGCCGGCGCGCCTGCGCGACTGGCCGCCGGTCGGCGGCGCGTAGCGCCCGACGCATTTGTTCGTCGGGACCGTACGCCCCACATGACCGTCATCGCCGACCTGCGAGTACCGCCCGCGGAGTTCGTGCTCGCGCACTCGCTGCACTCCGTCGACGACGCGCAGGTGGAGGTCGAACGCGTCGCGGCGACGGACGAGGACCACGTGACACCGTACTTCTGGGTGACCGCCGGGGACCTCGACGCGTTCGACGACGCGCTCCGCGAGGACGGCACCGCACGGGACCCGAGCCTGCTGGAGCGCAACGATCACGAGCGACTCTACCGGGTGGACTGGCACGCGCCCGACCACGGGATCGTGTCAGCCATCGCGAACTCGCTGGCGACCCTGCTGACGGCGTCCGCGGCGGACGAGTGGCACGTTCGGCTCCTGTTTCCGGACGACGAGGCGCTCTCGACGTTCCACGACCACGCGCAGCGCTGTGACCTGACGTTCGACGTGGACCGGCTCTACCGACCGGACGACCCAGGGGAGTTCGAGCAGTACGGGCTCACGGCCGACCAGCGCGAGGCGCTGCTGGCGGTTCTCCGAGCCGGCTACTTCGACGTTCCGCGGGGATCGACGCTCGCGGCGGTCGCGGCGGAACTGGACATCTCCGACACCGCGCTATCGACCCGGCTCCGCCGGGCACACGCCAACCTCATCCGCGCGACGATCGCCCGGGGCGAGGGGCAGGGTGACTTAAAGAGCGTGAATACTCACGGGTAGACCATACACCGGCGGGGACCGTACGGTCGACGGGTGGAACGATGATGAGACGACAGGCGATCGACGGGCAGCCGACGAGCGATGGCGGCGGGGAACCGGACGGAAACGAGCGGGCGCGGATCGCCGACCTGACGTGTTACGAGTCCGCGAGCGCGGCAGTGGTCGACGCCGTCGCCGAGGCGGCGGGCGTGGAGCCGACGGACCTGCGGCCGCTGTTCGAGTTCGTCGACCCGGATGCGCTGGACAGCCTCGCGGCCGACGCGACCGTTCGGTTCCGGTACGCCGGGTACTCGGTGACCGTGTCGACGGACGAAGTCGTCGTCCGCGCCCCGGGCTGATCAGCGCGGGACTGCACCGGTCCCCGGCCGGTCGACCGACGCGAGGTCGATCACGCCGTCGGGCATCGGCACGCCGGCGAACGGGTCACGGTCGAGCAGGAGCGAGCCGTCCAGGTCGGCGTAGTCGAGCAGCGGCGCGAGGTGGGCCCCCGCGGCGATGGAGGCGTTGCTCTCGACCATGCAGCCGAGCATCACCTCCAGCCCCTGCGCTCGGGCGGCGTGGACCATCCGTCGGGCCTCGGCGAGGCCGCCGCATTTCATCAGCTTGATCGTGACGATGTCGGTCCGGTCGGCGACGCGGGGCACGTCGTCGACGGTCACGCAGGACTCGTCGGCGGCTATCGGCAGTGCCGACCGCTCGTACACGAACTGTAGCCCCTCGGGATTCTCCGCGGGCACCGGCTGTTCGATGAACTCCACGCCGTAGTCGGCCAGCGTCTCGGACATGCGGACGGCCTCGCGGGGCGTCCACGCCTCGTTGGCGTCGACCCGGATCCGGGCGTCGGGGGCCGCCGAGCGCACCGCGTCGACGACGGCCTCGTCGCGGTCGGTGCCGACTTTCACCTTCAGCACCTCGTGGCCGGCAGCGACCGCGTCCGCGGCCTTCTCGTGCATGCGGTCCGGGTCGTCCAGCCCGATCGTAAAGGAGGTGCTGACGGTCCGGTCCGGGTCCAGCCCCCAGTAGCGGTACAGCGGCAGGTCGGCGCGCTTGGCGATCAGGTCGTGGAGGGCGATGCTGACGGCACAGCGCGCCGCGGGGTTGTCCCGGACCGTTTCGCGCATACGGCGCTCGATCCGCTGTCGCTGGTGGGGATCGCCCACGTCCTCGACGACGGACAGCAGGTCCGGCAGCACCGCTGCGACGGTGTCGGCCGTCTCGCCGTAGTGGCGCGCGGGGGCCGCGCCGCCGACGCCGACCCGGCCCTCGTCGTCCGCGACCCGGACGACGACGTTCTCCGAGACGGTCTGGGTGCCGCGGGCGATGGTGAAGGGAGTCTCCAGCGGCAGCTCCAGCCGCTCGAACGACGCGGAGAGCGTCACAGCACCGCCTCCAGCACGGCGTCGGGGTCGAATCTGACGAGGTCCGCGGCCGGCGCGTCGAGCGCATCGCCGAACTCGGCGACCGCCTCGCGGGCCGCGTCGTCGCCGGCCACGTCCATCGTGTTCAGCGCCCCGGCGACGACGGTCCCCTCGTGGACCGGCGCGGCGAGCGACTCGTACAGGTCGACGTACGTCGGGAGGGCGGGCAGACGGAACTCCTCGTACCCGTGGATCCGCTCCCGGCCGGCGCGGTGACAGAGCACCATCCGGTCCGGCATCGCGCCGTGGAGGATGCCGCAGGTCACCGCGGAGTACGCCGGGTGGACGATGCTCCCCTGCCCCTCCACGAACAGGTAGTCGTGGTCGTCGCCTTTTTCCACGATCATCTCCTCGACCGCCCCGGCGGTGAAGTCGCTGACGACGCGGTCGACGGGGTTCCCCCACCCCTCGACCATGATCCCCGTCTGGCCCGTCGGGACCACGGCGGCGTCGTGGCCACGCTCGCGGGCGGCCGCGGCGAGTTCCATCGTCGTCGTCATCTTCCCGACCGAGCAGTCCGTGCCGACCGTGAGGATCACTTCGGCGTCGACCTCGCGGGCGACGCCGTCGGCGACGGTCAGGTCGTCTGGCGGGCGGCGCACGTCCCGGAGTTCGCAGCCGTGCTCGTCGGCGAGCCGGGCGAATTCGTCGTCGTCCGCGAGGAAGTAGTGGAGCCCGGCGACAACGTCACAGCCCCGCTCCAGCGCGGCGCGCACGTCCGACCGCCACGACTCGTCGAAGCCGCCGCCGATCGGCGCGATGCCGATCAGGAGCGCGTCGACCGCGCCGACATCGTCCATCGATCCGACGATCGGCGCGTCCTGTACGTCCGGCACGTGGTCGCTCACGCGCTCGCCGGCGCGGTCCCGGTCGAGGACGGCGGTGACCTCGTGGTCGCCGTACCGCAGGACGCCGAGCGCCGTCTTGGCGCGGCCGGGGAACTGCTCGTGTGCGAGGATCGCGATGCGCATACGCTTCCCAAGCAGGGGCGGGGGCATAAGCGCGGCGCGGGCGGCAACCCGGTTCAGATCCGGTACAGCGTCGTCGTCCAGAAGTCGTAGAACGCCTCCTCTAAGGCGTCCTCGGGGTCGCCGGTCGCGTCGACGGCGGCGGTCGCTGTCGCCTCGGCGTCGACGTCGTCCAGCACGGTGGACTCGCCGACGAGCACCAGCCGGTCGGCGTCGCGGTCGGCGAGCGCCGCCTCCGCGCGTTCGACGTGGTCGGCGACCTGCTCGTCCCGGCGGCGCTCGAAGCGGGCCTGCGAGAAGCCGCCCTTCGAGTGGTTCCCCTTCACGTCGCTCTCGAACGCCGTCGTCGCGACGCGCTCCCGGCCGTCGTACTCGCCGAGCGCGAACAGGTCCGCCCGGACCACGGCGAACGCGAACCGACCCGTCGGCAGGAACCACTCGCGGTCGAGTTCGAACCCGTCGTCCCACGCGGCGAAGGTGTCCGGGGCGACCGGCGGGTCGAACGCCGCGCTCACGACGCCGGCGTCGTCCGTGACGGCGAGGCAGGGGCCGGCGCGGTCGACCAGCGGCGCGCGGTCGCCGAACACCTCGCGGACCGCGTCCGGGACCGTCCCGTCGACCATCGCGGTCAGCGCGCCCTCCGGCCCGGCGTCGACGCTGGCGAGGCGGTCCAGCACCGCGGCGAGGCGGTCGCCCCGAAGCTCCTCGACGCCGCGGTAGTCGAGCGCCGCGTCGTCGTCGCCGCCAGCCCGCTCGACGCGGTCCTCTAGCTCGGCCACCCGGTCCTCGAGTCGGTTGACGCGCTCCTCGGCGTCCTGCCGGGCGCTGACGGCGTCGGCACGGCGCTCGGACTCGGCCTCCAGCTGCCGCTCCAGATGTCGCTTCTCCTCCTCCAGCTCGTCGATGCGCTCCTTCAGCGCCGCCCGCCCGAGCAACTCGTCGAGCATCGGATGGGACGGGACGGCGCGGCCACTTCTAGGTTCCGACGAGCGGCCACCATACGGTCGATCGCACGTCAGCTTCGAGGGTCACCGGTCCGCCCGGTGACCCATCGGGGCACGGGTACAACCGACCGTGTCAGGTGTTGTCCGGCCGGCCGTCGCCCCCGGAGAGTCTGAGAAGCTGGGAGGCGCGGTCGGCCTTCGCCAGCAGCACCTCC
The genomic region above belongs to Halostella salina and contains:
- the guaA gene encoding glutamine-hydrolyzing GMP synthase, which codes for MVDVDEFIDEKVAEISDAVGDKNAVIALSGGVDSSTAAALAYEALGDQLTPVYVDTGLMRKGETAQIRETFDYMDSLRIVDAKDRFLDKLAGVTDPEEKRHVIGEGFIREFETVAKEVDADYLVQGTIYPDRIESEGTIKSHHNVGGLPEVVDFEGIVEPMRDLYKDEVREVARALDLEEVVAERMPFPGPGLAVRIIGEVTEEKLEVAREANHVVEEELEEYEPWQALAAVIGKATGVKGDNRVHGWVVSVRSVESRDGMTARAQELDWETLQRIQSRITGSHENVARVVYDVTHKPPATIEYE
- a CDS encoding HalOD1 output domain-containing protein — translated: MRRQAIDGQPTSDGGGEPDGNERARIADLTCYESASAAVVDAVAEAAGVEPTDLRPLFEFVDPDALDSLAADATVRFRYAGYSVTVSTDEVVVRAPG
- a CDS encoding dipeptide epimerase, encoding MTLSASFERLELPLETPFTIARGTQTVSENVVVRVADDEGRVGVGGAAPARHYGETADTVAAVLPDLLSVVEDVGDPHQRQRIERRMRETVRDNPAARCAVSIALHDLIAKRADLPLYRYWGLDPDRTVSTSFTIGLDDPDRMHEKAADAVAAGHEVLKVKVGTDRDEAVVDAVRSAAPDARIRVDANEAWTPREAVRMSETLADYGVEFIEQPVPAENPEGLQFVYERSALPIAADESCVTVDDVPRVADRTDIVTIKLMKCGGLAEARRMVHAARAQGLEVMLGCMVESNASIAAGAHLAPLLDYADLDGSLLLDRDPFAGVPMPDGVIDLASVDRPGTGAVPR
- a CDS encoding DUF1611 domain-containing protein — its product is MRIAILAHEQFPGRAKTALGVLRYGDHEVTAVLDRDRAGERVSDHVPDVQDAPIVGSMDDVGAVDALLIGIAPIGGGFDESWRSDVRAALERGCDVVAGLHYFLADDDEFARLADEHGCELRDVRRPPDDLTVADGVAREVDAEVILTVGTDCSVGKMTTTMELAAAARERGHDAAVVPTGQTGIMVEGWGNPVDRVVSDFTAGAVEEMIVEKGDDHDYLFVEGQGSIVHPAYSAVTCGILHGAMPDRMVLCHRAGRERIHGYEEFRLPALPTYVDLYESLAAPVHEGTVVAGALNTMDVAGDDAAREAVAEFGDALDAPAADLVRFDPDAVLEAVL
- a CDS encoding PspA/IM30 family protein, with the protein product MGILSRASYVIRSKVNAVLNRAEDPTETLDYSYEQLRDELQDVKRGIADLTTQKKRLEMQKRRLEENVDKHNEQAREAVRQDRDDLARRALEKKKAKMTQIEELEGQIADLQQTQDNLVEKKETLQQRIEEFRTKKETMKARYEAAEASARVSEAMTGAGDEMEDVGRAIERAEDRTQEMEARSAAMDELQDEGVFEDALSDKDQLDRELEEVRTSGAVDAELDTLKAEMDAEEAETAEGDGTADAETEPTEDVEFETEGGGDVDVDVDESEVESELEDLKSEEK
- a CDS encoding CTP synthase — encoded protein: MPTDPESEYDPTLGNKFIFVTGGVMSGLGKGITAASTGRLLKNAGFDVTAVKIDPYLNVDAGTMNPYQHGEVYVLKDGGEVDLDLGNYERFLDEDMTFDHNITTGKTYQHVIEKERAGDYLGKTVQIIPHVTNDIKRRIREAAEGTDVCLIEVGGTVGDIEGMPYLEALRQFAHEEDDEDILFTHVTLVPYSKNGEQKTKPTQHSVKELRSIGLQPDVLVGRADDKLEPHTKEKIALFCDVPTDAVFSNPDVEDIYHVPLMVEEEGLDEYVMQELGLADRAIPAAERDNEWREIVTREREDEVDIALVGKYDLEDAYMSVNEALKHAGLAKGVNVNINWVDSDEMVDGSAGGKHRERLEAADGIVVPGGFGSRGTEGKIRAIEYARENDVPFLGLCLGFQMAVVEVARNVLGYEDAHSAEMDDGTSHPVIDILPEQYEVSDMGGTMRLGAHQTDITPGTLAEDVYGGSSCTERHRHRYEVNPNYFEDFAETDLVFSGRAGNRMEILELEDHPYFLGTQFHPEFRSRPDRASPPFVGLVETAMELAGIDGADDAADVKGVEA
- a CDS encoding helix-turn-helix domain-containing protein, with product MTVIADLRVPPAEFVLAHSLHSVDDAQVEVERVAATDEDHVTPYFWVTAGDLDAFDDALREDGTARDPSLLERNDHERLYRVDWHAPDHGIVSAIANSLATLLTASAADEWHVRLLFPDDEALSTFHDHAQRCDLTFDVDRLYRPDDPGEFEQYGLTADQREALLAVLRAGYFDVPRGSTLAAVAAELDISDTALSTRLRRAHANLIRATIARGEGQGDLKSVNTHG
- a CDS encoding DUF7126 family protein codes for the protein MNAIFTGSDADDLVPALEAEGVSVTRIDGVATRPALEDAGIVDADLFVITDVGQATAVPIARDLVDDLRVVVYSRDSLPEFASGQVDFAVDPELLGPDAVAEELTGA
- a CDS encoding CocE/NonD family hydrolase, which codes for MDVLVPGARDVRGTLDEPDGGATACVVACPPHPQHRGHRGDARLTAVGDALVDRGVACLRFDYGDWDEGYGEREDARNAVRWAADRYDGVALFGYSFGGAMALLAAASVDRPVVAVSTLAPAARLRDDLDAAGALEGLDCPAQVIFGTRDDTADPTPVVEVARERGDDVVELSADHFFVGKHDRIGGLVAEFLAAEL
- a CDS encoding His/Gly/Thr/Pro-type tRNA ligase C-terminal domain-containing protein produces the protein MRLLYAHADRAAVDAADGATAELTDCVAAFVAVEPGDAAAPEAVATSAADELRTVADRLGVDGVVLYRCPHLLDAAAAEGPAATAVDALAERLPADYDVRRARVEGDAGGAVDWRGHPLAVGGCRVGPAADSLQAADDRAVVTPSGDRRDPGTADGTLRAVADAGRPSTDPPGDDRLRELGFLAEDGATWLPRGAFVRDALAARADDLLAEAGAVRVAAADSHEGRGPAASVPADIADADLPVRLRDPGGWRGADAPEMAVVVADATAGADEFRRAAAIAREAVGDLGVDAAPVVRTVAGGADAGPSSAAVAAAVDAPVLAETLPMRVGRWSTALDFVAVVDGRAVRTGAVRYDPPRSDSADGGPSRPTVRCAPVGRLDVAIRATVAGDGGLPTWLAPTQVRLVPVDAGHAERCDAVVAALSESGVRADVDDRELSVGDRIGRAEAAGVPYYAVVGEREAGDGPLPVTERASGRESAMTVAELAETVREATAAYPSRRRPLPARLRDWPPVGGA
- a CDS encoding HalOD1 output domain-containing protein, producing the protein MTELESDIVRRELDPERESPAAEVAEIVADLEDKDQTELTAIYDCIDHMIDHIFSEPPAPGAQVQVEFTYEGYRVTVEQDGSAQFIRVT